Proteins found in one Paenibacillus dendritiformis genomic segment:
- the bshC gene encoding bacillithiol biosynthesis cysteine-adding enzyme BshC, producing MTWPILNIPVQQSLARRYIERDDAIIESLYEYHPDRDWEARVRWVDEAAHLRADRKQLVSVLRRYNKARNDHPAVTASLDQLERDDALVVVGGQQGGLFTGPLLVVYKAVSIIRMAQEAEARLGRPVIPIFWIAGEDHDFDEVNHAYFLTPEPSVARVRVEKKEGARAPVSSIRLDEEQWEAVLNEVDALLPATEFKPALMERVREASAGAASLTDACAVLLGGMFGPYGLVFLDSADPELRQVEGPMFRSLIAQNDLLRQAYGASERELASRGFPTQADRAENGANLFLIHEGERHLLFKEDGGFTDRHRTLVRSEDELMAAAESAPHLLSNNVLTRPLMQEYLFPVLAIVLGPGEIAYWAQTKEAFRALGMRMPLLWPRMGFTCLEGTVNKLLGKYELTAGDIIGHYEERKEAWLTAQDELGLDERFASLRHDVDARYEELLARLNEALPALGRLGDTNRAKVLEQIDFLHHRAKDALQKQHESGLRQWVRMRLTLHPQDRPQERVYNMLMYACRYGDGWFKPIMEAPVLWNGENRLVVL from the coding sequence ATGACTTGGCCTATATTGAACATACCTGTACAGCAATCATTGGCAAGACGATACATAGAACGGGACGACGCGATCATCGAATCGCTATATGAATACCATCCGGATCGCGATTGGGAGGCGCGCGTCCGATGGGTGGATGAAGCGGCGCATCTGCGGGCGGATCGTAAGCAGCTCGTCTCCGTCCTGCGCCGATATAATAAGGCAAGGAACGATCATCCGGCCGTGACGGCATCGCTGGACCAACTGGAGCGGGACGACGCCCTCGTCGTCGTCGGCGGACAGCAGGGCGGATTATTTACCGGCCCGCTGCTCGTCGTCTACAAGGCGGTATCGATTATCCGCATGGCTCAGGAGGCGGAGGCGAGACTGGGCCGTCCGGTCATTCCGATTTTCTGGATCGCGGGAGAGGATCATGATTTCGATGAAGTGAATCATGCGTATTTCCTCACCCCGGAACCTTCTGTCGCCCGGGTCCGGGTGGAGAAGAAGGAGGGAGCGCGCGCACCGGTCAGCAGCATTCGGCTGGATGAGGAGCAATGGGAAGCGGTCTTGAACGAGGTAGACGCCTTGCTGCCGGCTACGGAGTTCAAGCCGGCGCTGATGGAGCGGGTGCGGGAAGCATCCGCCGGCGCCGCGTCGCTTACCGATGCTTGCGCCGTGCTGCTCGGCGGCATGTTCGGCCCATACGGCCTCGTGTTCCTTGATTCGGCCGATCCGGAGCTGCGCCAGGTCGAAGGGCCGATGTTCCGCAGCCTCATCGCGCAGAACGACCTGCTGAGACAGGCCTACGGCGCCAGCGAGCGCGAGCTGGCTTCGCGCGGCTTCCCGACTCAGGCGGACCGTGCCGAGAACGGAGCGAATCTGTTCCTGATTCACGAGGGAGAGCGGCATCTGCTGTTCAAGGAAGACGGAGGCTTTACCGATCGGCATCGGACGCTGGTCCGAAGCGAGGATGAGCTGATGGCCGCCGCCGAATCGGCGCCCCATCTGTTGAGCAACAACGTGCTGACCCGCCCGTTGATGCAGGAATATTTGTTCCCGGTGCTGGCCATCGTGCTCGGTCCCGGCGAGATCGCCTACTGGGCGCAGACGAAAGAGGCTTTCCGCGCGCTCGGCATGCGGATGCCGCTGCTCTGGCCGCGCATGGGCTTCACCTGCCTGGAAGGGACCGTGAACAAGCTCCTCGGGAAATATGAATTGACGGCCGGAGACATCATCGGGCATTATGAGGAGAGGAAGGAAGCGTGGCTGACGGCTCAGGATGAACTGGGGCTCGATGAACGGTTCGCTTCGCTCCGCCATGATGTCGATGCCCGCTATGAAGAGCTGCTTGCCCGGCTGAACGAAGCGCTCCCCGCGCTAGGCCGCCTGGGGGACACGAACCGGGCGAAGGTGCTGGAGCAGATCGACTTCCTGCACCACCGGGCGAAGGATGCGCTCCAGAAGCAGCATGAATCGGGTCTTCGCCAATGGGTGCGGATGAGGCTGACGCTCCATCCGCAGGATCGGCCGCAGGAGCGCGTCTACAATATGCTGATGTACGCCTGCCGCTACGGGGACGGCTGGTTCAAGCCAATCATGGAAGCTCCCGTCCTGTGGAACGGGGAGAACCGCTTGGTTGTGCTCTAA
- a CDS encoding RsfA family transcriptional regulator yields the protein MTAIRQDAWTADDDLILAEVTLRHIREGSTQLAAFEEVGEKIGRTSAACGFRWNSCVRKKYEAAIQLAKAQRQKRNYLKKQPLGAQVASLTLQEGEDTDLKGEMLSEESLSMDMVIRYLRQMRNNVQEMTRQIKHMEKELHEKEEYCVRLQRENEELSKQVNVVETDYRTVNDDYKALIQIMDRARRLAILSEEDDDVKTRFRMDANGNLERIE from the coding sequence ATGACAGCAATAAGGCAAGATGCATGGACCGCAGATGATGATTTGATTTTAGCGGAAGTTACACTTCGGCACATCCGGGAAGGAAGTACCCAGTTGGCCGCTTTTGAGGAAGTGGGAGAAAAGATTGGACGCACGTCCGCAGCATGCGGATTCCGTTGGAACAGCTGCGTCCGCAAAAAGTACGAGGCGGCGATACAGCTGGCCAAGGCGCAGCGGCAGAAGCGCAATTATTTGAAAAAGCAGCCGCTGGGCGCTCAAGTCGCTTCTCTTACGCTGCAAGAGGGAGAAGACACCGATTTGAAAGGCGAGATGTTGTCGGAAGAATCGTTGTCGATGGACATGGTTATCCGTTATTTGCGCCAGATGCGCAACAACGTGCAGGAAATGACTCGCCAAATCAAGCATATGGAAAAAGAACTGCATGAAAAGGAAGAATACTGTGTTCGTCTGCAGCGGGAAAATGAGGAGCTCTCTAAGCAAGTCAACGTGGTAGAGACCGACTATCGTACGGTGAACGATGATTATAAAGCGCTCATTCAAATTATGGACCGTGCCCGCCGATTGGCTATCTTGAGCGAGGAAGACGATGATGTGAAGACGCGGTTCCGTATGGACGCCAACGGCAATTTGGAGCGAATCGAATAG
- a CDS encoding ketopantoate reductase family protein, with the protein MIVDIIGGGALGLLFAGRLLAGGEAGVRLWTRTEEQAEKIRTEGFEAVELSGQRSHYEGVDAFPLSLAPARLRRHGLEAGMIWLFVKQTHIGPELLSVLAEMPRQPGATLVCFQNGVGHAEALAGVWPSPSLAVAVTTEAAAREGMNRIRHTGSGATWIGPAAAEEDARSHALNFSCISAKNLLEKAGIEAFVSNNIEDMVYQKLLVNAVINPLTALLRVKNGELLDGAERMELMRDLLAEAAGVYHAAGIPVNEEEAWKRIMDVCRLTAGNTSSMLQDILAGRPTECEAITGAIIRLGARYGAGTPLHQTIYRLIRAGEPRHR; encoded by the coding sequence ATGATTGTCGATATTATCGGAGGAGGCGCGCTCGGCCTCCTGTTCGCGGGGCGGCTGCTGGCCGGCGGCGAGGCCGGAGTCCGGCTGTGGACGAGAACGGAGGAGCAGGCGGAGAAGATTCGCACCGAAGGCTTCGAGGCAGTGGAGCTGTCAGGGCAGCGCTCCCATTATGAAGGGGTAGATGCGTTCCCGCTTTCGCTGGCGCCGGCCCGGCTGCGCCGTCATGGCTTGGAAGCCGGCATGATATGGCTGTTCGTCAAGCAGACGCATATCGGACCCGAGCTGCTCAGCGTGCTGGCGGAGATGCCGCGGCAGCCCGGCGCGACCCTCGTCTGCTTCCAGAACGGGGTCGGCCATGCCGAAGCGTTGGCGGGGGTATGGCCTTCTCCGTCGCTCGCGGTCGCTGTTACGACGGAGGCGGCAGCCAGAGAGGGAATGAACCGGATTCGTCATACCGGATCCGGAGCAACCTGGATCGGTCCGGCCGCCGCAGAGGAGGACGCCCGGTCTCATGCCTTGAATTTTTCATGCATTTCTGCGAAGAACTTGTTGGAAAAGGCAGGAATTGAGGCGTTTGTGTCGAACAACATCGAAGACATGGTCTATCAAAAGCTGCTCGTCAACGCCGTCATCAATCCGTTGACCGCGCTGCTGCGCGTCAAGAACGGAGAACTGCTGGACGGGGCGGAACGGATGGAGCTTATGCGGGATTTGTTGGCTGAAGCGGCCGGGGTCTATCATGCCGCCGGCATCCCGGTGAATGAAGAGGAAGCTTGGAAGCGGATTATGGACGTGTGCCGCCTGACGGCCGGCAACACCTCTTCCATGCTGCAAGATATATTGGCCGGCCGCCCGACGGAATGCGAGGCCATTACGGGCGCGATTATCCGGCTCGGCGCGCGCTATGGGGCCGGCACCCCGCTGCATCAGACGATATACCGCCTGATCCGGGCTGGCGAGCCAAGACACCGCTAG
- a CDS encoding DUF3397 domain-containing protein gives MYTIFVFLSALPFFPFIIVWFAGSYWVKPKKKAFMLAMDVTTFFLIASVGGLYNTITGSSAGFYWICLMLLLAIGLLGGLQHRKYGKIHVQRLARTIWRLAFFILSILYIILLLIGIIAYVASV, from the coding sequence ATGTATACCATTTTCGTATTTTTATCGGCATTGCCGTTTTTTCCGTTCATCATCGTATGGTTTGCCGGTTCCTACTGGGTCAAGCCCAAGAAAAAAGCGTTCATGCTGGCCATGGACGTGACGACATTCTTCCTTATCGCATCGGTTGGGGGCCTCTATAATACGATAACAGGCTCCTCCGCCGGATTCTATTGGATCTGTCTTATGCTGCTCCTTGCCATCGGCTTGCTTGGCGGCCTCCAGCACCGCAAATACGGGAAAATTCACGTTCAGCGGCTGGCGAGGACGATCTGGAGATTGGCATTCTTCATTCTCAGCATCCTGTATATTATCCTGCTGCTCATCGGCATTATCGCCTATGTTGCGAGCGTGTAG
- a CDS encoding DUF2626 domain-containing protein, producing MARMYRVLGFWTLVIGLMAFAGDMIEMALLFFMQTAFFVLLGYLKLSERTYILLFWGYMLVCFTGFSYWTVFVMGKPF from the coding sequence GTGGCACGAATGTATCGCGTACTCGGCTTCTGGACATTAGTCATCGGTCTAATGGCGTTTGCTGGAGACATGATCGAGATGGCTCTGCTCTTCTTCATGCAGACCGCCTTCTTTGTGTTGTTGGGATATCTGAAATTGTCCGAGCGTACATATATACTTCTGTTCTGGGGGTACATGCTTGTATGCTTCACCGGCTTCTCTTACTGGACCGTATTCGTAATGGGCAAGCCGTTCTAA
- a CDS encoding adenosylhomocysteinase — protein MSQTKAAEHSIVRDIALAPEGHLKIDWVQAHMPVLNRIRKQFEAEQPFKGLKVAISLHLEAKTAYLAKVVQAGGADVTITGSNPLSTQDDVCAALVEDGITVYAKYNPEPEEYKQLLLRTLETKPDLIIDDGGDLISILHSERPDLREQVRGGAEETTTGILRLKAMEKDGTLQFPMVAVNDAFCKYLFDNRYGTGQSVWDGINRTTNLVVAGKTVVVVGYGWCGKGVAMRAKGLGANVVVTEIDAIKAVEAYMDGFTVLPMSEAARAGDIFVTVTGNRDVIRGEHYDVMKDGAILSNAGHFDVEVNKPELEARAQNVHTVRKNIEEYKLKDGRSIYLLAEGRLVNLAAGDGHPAEIMDMTFALQALSLKYVNEHYERIGSKVVNVPYELDEQVARFKLESLGISIDTLSAEQQSYLASWQEH, from the coding sequence ATGAGTCAGACAAAAGCAGCGGAGCATAGCATCGTCCGCGATATTGCATTGGCCCCGGAAGGGCATTTGAAGATCGATTGGGTGCAGGCCCATATGCCGGTGCTGAACCGGATTCGCAAGCAATTCGAAGCGGAGCAGCCGTTCAAGGGCTTGAAGGTGGCGATCTCGCTCCACCTGGAAGCGAAGACGGCTTATCTGGCCAAGGTCGTGCAGGCTGGAGGCGCCGATGTGACGATTACCGGCAGCAACCCGTTATCGACGCAGGACGATGTCTGCGCCGCGCTGGTTGAAGACGGCATTACCGTCTATGCGAAGTACAATCCGGAACCGGAAGAGTACAAGCAGCTGCTCCTCCGCACGCTGGAGACGAAGCCGGACCTGATTATCGACGACGGCGGCGATCTGATCTCGATTCTGCACTCCGAGCGTCCGGATCTGCGTGAGCAGGTGCGCGGCGGCGCCGAGGAGACGACGACAGGCATTCTGCGCCTGAAGGCGATGGAGAAGGATGGCACGCTCCAATTCCCGATGGTCGCCGTCAATGACGCCTTCTGCAAATACTTGTTCGACAACCGGTACGGCACAGGCCAATCGGTGTGGGACGGCATCAACCGTACAACGAATCTCGTCGTGGCCGGCAAGACCGTCGTCGTCGTCGGTTATGGCTGGTGCGGCAAAGGCGTGGCGATGCGGGCGAAAGGCCTCGGCGCGAACGTCGTCGTGACGGAGATCGACGCCATTAAGGCCGTCGAAGCGTATATGGACGGATTCACCGTGCTGCCGATGAGCGAAGCGGCTCGCGCAGGCGATATTTTCGTGACGGTCACGGGGAACCGCGATGTCATTCGCGGCGAGCATTACGACGTCATGAAGGATGGCGCGATTTTGTCCAACGCCGGCCATTTCGATGTGGAAGTGAATAAGCCGGAGCTGGAAGCACGCGCGCAGAACGTGCATACGGTCCGCAAAAATATTGAAGAATACAAGTTGAAGGACGGACGCAGCATTTATCTGCTGGCGGAAGGCCGCCTCGTCAACCTGGCAGCGGGGGACGGGCACCCGGCAGAGATTATGGATATGACGTTTGCCCTGCAGGCGTTGTCGCTGAAATATGTGAACGAGCACTATGAGCGCATCGGCAGCAAGGTTGTCAATGTGCCGTACGAACTGGATGAGCAGGTCGCCCGCTTCAAGCTGGAGTCGCTCGGCATTTCGATCGACACGCTGTCGGCTGAACAGCAATCGTATTTGGCCAGCTGGCAGGAACATTAA
- a CDS encoding PhoH family protein — protein MSKIFVLDTNVLLHDPNALFAFQDNEVIIPAVVLEEMDSKKRNADELGRNARSVSRLLDGLREHGHLHHGVRLPNGGTLKVELNHRSFVKVQEMFGEVSNDNRILAVALNYHLEQKQAEHPAEVILVSKDVLVRIKADVLGLHAEDYLSDRTVQSGDELYSGLFSVHVHPSIIDEFYSCRMLQLKQLGLRLHPHQFVILKDEIGTSKSALLKVNAEGTKLEPLYLSNDPVWGITARNAQQRMALELLLNDDIPLVTLTGKAGTGKTLLALAAGLMKVEDERKYKKLLIARPVVPMGKDIGYLPGEKEEKLRPWMQPIYDNLEFLFDTKKSGDIDKILVGMNNIQVEALTYIRGRSIPGQFIIIDEAQNLSKHEVKTIVSRVGEGSKIILMGDPAQIDHPYLDSASNGLTHLVERFKTEGISGHVTLEKGERSRLAQIAADLL, from the coding sequence ATGAGCAAAATATTTGTATTGGATACGAACGTGCTGCTGCATGATCCGAATGCGCTGTTTGCTTTTCAAGATAATGAAGTGATCATTCCTGCCGTTGTGCTCGAAGAAATGGATTCGAAAAAACGCAATGCCGATGAGCTCGGACGCAATGCGCGATCGGTATCCCGGCTGCTGGACGGCTTGCGGGAACACGGTCATCTGCATCATGGCGTCCGTCTCCCCAACGGAGGCACGCTAAAGGTGGAATTGAATCACCGCAGCTTCGTCAAGGTACAGGAGATGTTCGGAGAGGTATCGAACGACAACCGCATACTGGCTGTCGCCTTGAATTACCATTTGGAGCAAAAGCAAGCGGAGCATCCGGCGGAAGTCATCCTGGTGAGCAAGGATGTGCTTGTCCGGATTAAGGCCGACGTGCTTGGATTGCATGCGGAGGACTATTTGTCCGACCGGACGGTTCAATCGGGTGATGAATTGTACAGCGGCCTGTTCTCCGTTCATGTTCACCCCAGCATCATCGATGAATTCTACTCCTGCCGGATGCTCCAGCTGAAGCAGCTCGGGCTGCGGCTGCATCCGCATCAATTCGTCATTTTGAAGGACGAGATCGGCACGAGCAAATCCGCCTTGCTCAAGGTAAATGCCGAGGGCACCAAGCTGGAGCCGCTCTATTTGAGCAATGATCCGGTATGGGGGATTACGGCGCGCAACGCCCAGCAGCGGATGGCGCTCGAACTGCTGCTCAACGACGACATTCCACTGGTGACGCTGACAGGGAAAGCCGGCACGGGCAAGACGCTCCTGGCGTTGGCCGCCGGGCTGATGAAGGTGGAAGATGAGCGGAAGTACAAGAAGCTGTTGATTGCGCGGCCGGTCGTGCCCATGGGCAAGGATATCGGATATTTGCCCGGGGAGAAGGAGGAGAAGCTGCGGCCGTGGATGCAGCCGATTTACGATAATCTGGAGTTCCTGTTCGATACGAAAAAATCCGGGGATATCGACAAAATCCTGGTCGGCATGAACAACATTCAGGTGGAGGCGCTGACGTACATTCGAGGCCGCTCCATTCCGGGGCAGTTCATCATTATTGACGAAGCGCAAAATTTATCCAAGCATGAGGTCAAGACGATTGTCTCCCGGGTCGGAGAGGGCAGCAAAATCATCCTGATGGGGGATCCGGCGCAAATTGACCATCCGTATCTCGATTCGGCGAGCAACGGCCTGACCCATCTGGTGGAACGGTTCAAAACCGAGGGGATCAGCGGCCATGTGACGCTTGAGAAGGGGGAGCGGTCGCGCCTTGCCCAGATTGCGGCAGACTTGCTGTAG
- a CDS encoding class I SAM-dependent methyltransferase has protein sequence MSHYPSNSILIQHLIHRIRHSAKAAIPFSAFMESCLYDPEGGYYMSDRPKIGKEGDFYTSSNVGSAMGEMIAVYIQRLAAEKGWAPDTFTIVEWGAGNGRLAGHINERMRRDRCSGYRYAIVEASPYHAQLAKERLGGEDCPVSWWTEADYRREAGAGRLFVLANELLDAFPVERIRASDGQIEQCFVAWEEAEQSFRPVWLPAEPEVLRWLKRYRIELPEGRICDAGIAMSGWLGTMLRHASDAEFIFIDYGDVTEELTAEHRVEGTLMCYHRHRAHDNPWIHIGEQDMTAMVDFSVCQQAALEAGALIRNYMTQQAFLLEQGLLQELVDHAQPDPFSPEARRNRAIRQLLLSDRLSERFRVLLLARHASA, from the coding sequence ATGTCTCATTATCCTTCTAATTCCATTCTCATTCAACATCTAATTCACCGCATCCGCCATTCCGCCAAGGCAGCGATTCCCTTTTCGGCCTTCATGGAGAGCTGCCTGTACGATCCGGAAGGCGGCTATTACATGTCGGATCGCCCCAAAATCGGCAAGGAGGGCGATTTCTATACGAGCTCGAACGTGGGCAGCGCGATGGGGGAGATGATCGCGGTCTATATTCAGCGCCTCGCCGCGGAGAAGGGCTGGGCGCCGGACACGTTCACGATCGTCGAGTGGGGAGCGGGCAATGGCCGCCTTGCCGGACACATCAACGAGCGCATGCGCCGTGATCGCTGCAGCGGCTACCGGTACGCCATCGTGGAAGCGAGCCCTTATCATGCGCAGCTGGCCAAGGAGCGGCTGGGCGGAGAAGACTGCCCCGTATCCTGGTGGACGGAGGCCGATTATCGGCGCGAGGCGGGCGCGGGCCGGCTCTTCGTCCTCGCCAACGAACTGCTGGATGCGTTCCCGGTCGAGCGCATCCGCGCATCGGACGGGCAGATCGAGCAATGCTTCGTTGCCTGGGAGGAGGCGGAGCAGAGCTTCCGTCCCGTCTGGCTTCCGGCAGAACCGGAAGTGCTCCGCTGGCTCAAGCGCTATCGGATCGAGCTGCCGGAAGGCCGCATCTGCGACGCCGGCATCGCCATGAGCGGCTGGCTCGGCACGATGCTGCGGCATGCATCCGACGCGGAGTTCATCTTCATCGATTACGGCGATGTAACGGAAGAATTGACGGCGGAGCATCGCGTCGAGGGGACGCTGATGTGCTATCACCGGCATCGCGCCCATGACAACCCGTGGATACATATCGGCGAGCAGGATATGACGGCCATGGTCGATTTCAGCGTCTGCCAGCAGGCCGCTCTCGAAGCAGGGGCTCTGATCCGGAATTATATGACGCAGCAAGCCTTCCTGCTGGAGCAAGGTCTGCTGCAGGAGCTGGTCGACCATGCGCAGCCCGATCCGTTCAGTCCGGAAGCGCGCCGCAACCGGGCGATCCGGCAGCTGCTCCTGAGCGATCGGTTGAGCGAACGGTTCCGCGTGCTGCTGCTCGCGCGGCACGCTTCCGCATAG
- a CDS encoding extracellular solute-binding protein, which produces MPQFKKTLVTIMMVFVSLLLLFQFSGSVPQQAEQDASPETDVKPSQDNAGPKPLKQLKVAVQLPSMSFIQLRRLNQMFMDETGIYVELINSSVQEVEEEWPKAMQMEQGADILLLDSESVIPYARRGWLLPLDPSMNGGDSVPAWLSDRVRWNGYAWGMPVQLDPYVLVWNKNRVKSASGASALPSDWSGWKRLFDENAPAVDEEPPEAPDGLPSSGIIPPPAISPAAGERLPYQWFAWHAEDHRALLSLLWRLGLLHPEFVPAQGGPEWAGRQTDSTEASEVRWKQTLPELEPYLAHFQPWSPESSHMDTWEKLKAGVIAFAIVPYSEAALEASAPLAVEPAGEAAPPAGQWVTSRSYVLASHTEAEQEARHWIAYMTQWSVQQEWFETLSVLPVHEQAYLSQSSERLLPEPFRPKQERKRHVYKEAEGLEQWSGAASRWMAGQLATKQLQLEWNQHMNAEKTINRD; this is translated from the coding sequence ATGCCGCAATTCAAAAAAACGCTGGTCACGATCATGATGGTCTTCGTATCGCTGCTCTTGTTGTTCCAGTTCAGCGGCAGCGTCCCGCAGCAGGCGGAGCAGGATGCCTCTCCGGAGACCGACGTGAAGCCGTCGCAGGACAACGCGGGCCCCAAGCCATTGAAGCAATTGAAGGTGGCGGTGCAGCTCCCGTCGATGTCCTTCATCCAGCTTCGGCGCTTGAACCAGATGTTCATGGACGAGACCGGCATCTACGTCGAGTTGATTAACAGCTCCGTGCAGGAGGTAGAGGAAGAGTGGCCGAAGGCGATGCAGATGGAGCAGGGCGCTGATATTTTGCTGCTCGACAGTGAATCAGTGATCCCGTATGCGCGAAGAGGCTGGCTTCTGCCGCTCGATCCATCGATGAACGGAGGAGATTCGGTGCCGGCCTGGTTAAGCGACCGGGTGCGGTGGAACGGCTATGCCTGGGGCATGCCGGTTCAATTGGATCCTTATGTGCTCGTGTGGAACAAAAATAGAGTGAAATCTGCGAGCGGTGCATCCGCTCTGCCCAGCGATTGGAGCGGGTGGAAGCGGCTGTTCGACGAGAATGCGCCGGCAGTGGACGAGGAGCCGCCGGAAGCGCCGGACGGTCTGCCTTCGTCCGGTATCATTCCACCGCCGGCTATCTCTCCGGCAGCCGGCGAACGGCTTCCGTACCAATGGTTCGCGTGGCATGCGGAGGATCATCGGGCCTTGCTGTCGCTATTGTGGAGGCTCGGATTGCTTCATCCCGAATTTGTGCCGGCACAGGGAGGCCCGGAATGGGCCGGAAGGCAGACGGACAGCACAGAGGCCTCGGAGGTCCGGTGGAAGCAGACGCTGCCGGAGCTGGAGCCGTACTTGGCACATTTTCAACCTTGGAGCCCGGAATCCAGCCACATGGATACATGGGAGAAGCTGAAGGCGGGAGTGATCGCCTTCGCGATCGTCCCCTACTCGGAAGCGGCGCTGGAAGCGAGCGCCCCGCTGGCCGTCGAGCCGGCCGGAGAAGCTGCTCCGCCGGCGGGACAATGGGTGACGAGCCGCAGCTATGTCCTCGCGTCGCATACGGAAGCGGAGCAAGAAGCGAGACACTGGATCGCCTATATGACCCAATGGTCTGTCCAGCAGGAATGGTTCGAGACGCTGTCCGTCCTTCCTGTTCATGAGCAGGCGTATCTCTCCCAGAGCAGCGAGCGGCTGCTGCCGGAGCCATTTCGGCCGAAGCAGGAACGGAAGCGGCATGTATACAAGGAGGCGGAAGGGCTGGAGCAATGGTCCGGCGCCGCCAGCCGCTGGATGGCCGGACAGCTCGCCACGAAGCAGCTGCAGCTGGAATGGAATCAGCATATGAACGCAGAGAAAACCATCAACAGGGATTGA